Sequence from the Vicinamibacteria bacterium genome:
GACCGGGGTCTTGATCCCGGTCGACAGCATGTCGATGCGAGTCTTGATCGGCATCGTCCAGGCGTTTGTGAGCCCGGGGAACTGAATCGCCTGGTTCATCTCCGCGATGAGCTTTTCCGGCGTCATGCCCGGCCGCCACTCTGACTCCGGCTTCAGCGTGATGGTCGTCTCGATCATGGAAAGCGGAGCGGGGTCGGTCGCGGTGTCGGCCCTCCCGACTTTTCCGAAAACGCGGTCCACTTCCGGAAACCGCATGATGATCTTGTCCGTCTGCTGGAGGACCTCGCGCGCCTTGGTAATGGAGATCCCGGGGAGCGTCGTCGGCATGTAGAGGAGGTCGCCCTCCCACAGAGGCGGCATGAACTCCGAGCCCAGCCCGGCGATGGGGATCACCACGCTCGCCATCAAGAGCACCGCGGCGACGAGAACGGTCCATTTCCAGCGAAGCACGAAATGGAGGATCGGATCGTAGATGTGGATCAGTACGCGGCTGATGGGGTTGGCCTCCTCCGAGCGAATCTTCCCCCGGATCCAGTACCCCATGAGCACGGGAACGATCGTGATCGAAAGGAGTGCTGCCGCCGCCATGGAGTACGTCTTGGTGAACGCGAGCGGCTTGAAAAGTCGTCCTTCCTGAGCCTGGAGGGTGAAGACGGGCGCGAAGGAAACGGTAATGACCAGAAGCGCATAGAACAGAGTTGGACCGACTTCCTTGGCGGCATCCCCGATGATTTTCCAGTGCTCCTTCTTCCCGGCGTCGCGCTCGAGATGCTTGTGGGCGTTCTCGATCATGATGATGGCGGCATCGACCATGGCGCCGATGGCGATCGCGATCCCGCCGAGCGACATGATGTTCGAGTTGAGCCCCTGCTGGTTCATGACGATGAACGCGATCAATATGGCGACCGGCAGCGTGAAGATCGCGACCAGCGCCGAGCGCAGGTGGAGCAGGAAGAGGATGCAAACGAGGGCCACCACGGCGCTCTCTTCGATGAGCTTCTCCTCGAGTGTCGCGATCGAGCGCTCGATGAGGGCCGAGCGGTCGTAGACGGTCACGATCTCGACGTCTTCGGGTAAACCCTGTTTCAGTTCGGCGAGCTTGTCTTTGACTCTCTGGATCACCTCGTAGGCGTTGGCGCCGAACCGCACGACGATGATCCCGCCGACGGCCTCACCTTCGCCGTTGAGCTCGGCGAGCCCCCGGCGCATGTCCGGCCCACGCTGGACGGTGCCGACATCCTTGAGCAGAATCGGGGTGCCGCTCTGGTCCACGCCGAGGGCGATGTTCTCCACGTGGGTGACGTCCTTGATATAACCCTCACCGAGCACCATGAATTCGGTTTCGGCGAACTCGAGGACTCGTCCGCCGACGTCGCTGTTGCTCCGCTGGACCGCCATGCGGATCTTGGAGATCGGGATGTCGTAGGCACGCAGCTTCACCGGATCCACGGTGATCTGGTACTGCTTGACGAAGCCTCCGACGCCCGCGACCTCCGAGACGCCCGGAATCGCGGTCAGCTCATATTTCAGGAACCAGTCCTGGATGCTCCGCAGGTCCCCGAGGCTCCGCTTGGTGGAGCGCAGCGCGTACATATACGCCCAGCCCACCCCGGTGGCATCGGGTCCGAGCGTTGGCATCACACCCCGCGGAAGACGC
This genomic interval carries:
- a CDS encoding CusA/CzcA family heavy metal efflux RND transporter, with the translated sequence MLERIIDWSIENRVFVILATVFLTIAGVHALRTTPLDAIPDLSDVQVIIFTEYPGQAPRVVEDQITYPITTQMLAVPFAKVVRGYSFFGFSFVYVIFEDGTDMYWARSRVLEYMNYVAGRLPRGVMPTLGPDATGVGWAYMYALRSTKRSLGDLRSIQDWFLKYELTAIPGVSEVAGVGGFVKQYQITVDPVKLRAYDIPISKIRMAVQRSNSDVGGRVLEFAETEFMVLGEGYIKDVTHVENIALGVDQSGTPILLKDVGTVQRGPDMRRGLAELNGEGEAVGGIIVVRFGANAYEVIQRVKDKLAELKQGLPEDVEIVTVYDRSALIERSIATLEEKLIEESAVVALVCILFLLHLRSALVAIFTLPVAILIAFIVMNQQGLNSNIMSLGGIAIAIGAMVDAAIIMIENAHKHLERDAGKKEHWKIIGDAAKEVGPTLFYALLVITVSFAPVFTLQAQEGRLFKPLAFTKTYSMAAAALLSITIVPVLMGYWIRGKIRSEEANPISRVLIHIYDPILHFVLRWKWTVLVAAVLLMASVVIPIAGLGSEFMPPLWEGDLLYMPTTLPGISITKAREVLQQTDKIIMRFPEVDRVFGKVGRADTATDPAPLSMIETTITLKPESEWRPGMTPEKLIAEMNQAIQFPGLTNAWTMPIKTRIDMLSTGIKTPVGIKIAGADLLTLQEIGRNVEAVIRRVPGTLSVYSERALGGNYLKFDIKREEIARYGLTVGDVQDVIQSAIGGMNLTTTVEGLERYPVNLRYARELRHSLPMLREVLVPTPMGQHIPLGHLADMRFEKGPPAIKSENSRPNAWIYVDITGIDVGTYVERAQRAVAENIELPGGYSIGWSGQYEYMLRARERLMVVVPLTLLIVFVIIFLNTRSFAKTFIVLLAVPFSLIGAFWLLYLLDYNLSIAVWVGMIALAGLDAETGVVMLLYLDAAYGEATRTGRMTNRRHLVDAIYHGAVKRVRPKVMTASVIVAGLLPILWSHGSGADVMKRIATPMVGGVVTSVVLELTVYPVIYYIWKGWRLSEVDKEGESATVG